CACTTGCTGGCCTGTAACCATCTTCTGTTCATTAACTACTTGATTATTACCCTACTCTCATATTAGGCCATTTCACATTAATCTTGTTTCTCTTCACTAGGTCTAATGACTCAATTAACCACTCAAGGCCTACTGAGCATGCctttcaactttttaaatttattggcaGGTGACTTTCTGACATGAGGAATAAAACtacattttgttttaaatgtatGAACAGATTTTCAAACAGTACAAATTAAATCAATGTAATTTGACACACATTAAATGAAGTTCATAGACATTATCATGCTGCACAGTAATAAGGCATGAAAGGAAGCCacatggaaaaacaaaaacaaaaacaaaaaaccacaaaGTTGAATGGTACAATGTTTAAAGGAAAATAGAATACAGAGGCCACCGTGGCAGTGTACAACTGGAGACATTAATTGAGGGCACAATCTATTCAAAGGGAGAGAATCTGGAAGTTGGCTGAGGAGTGGGGAGAAGGAGACAAGGGGAAAGAAGGCAGAGTGGTCATGCTGTTCCTGACTTGTTCCAGAGACCATCCCAGCCCTGCCCCCACCCTACACTCTTTCTCTAAGAGGCCCAGGCTTCCTGTACCCAGGAGCACTTCAGAAGGGGCATTTTTAGGTCAGAGGGCTCAGCCCACACTCACAGAGAACATGAAGTTCCTGTGACAACCTGTCAGCAGCCAGGTATGCAGAGGTCTTTGCTTCAGTTGCTTAGCTCTAGTTGCTGTACAGAAAGAACAAATGGAGCTGTTTGTTTTACCAGGAGGAGAGCATGAAAAGGTCTCCTTTCCTATACCTGGGCCAGAACTATGCTCTTTCCTTTTTTACCTGCAGACTGGGCAGGATCAAAAATGATAGCACATTGTTTTTACTTATATTACATTTAatagaaagaaaaacatttttcaaatgttaaATGACTATTTCTTCTCTGGTTAATTTTTTGTTTGTGACcctcatttatttttctgtaggTGTGTTCATCTTTCTCTTAATTAAACTGAAAGACCTCTTTATACATTAAAGGCATCAACTCTTTGATAGGCAGGTACACTAGAAATCATTTTTCACTTATGTATTTAGCTCAGTGCCCTGACTagtcataataaaaataataataacaactgtCATTTAACCCTCAAAATATCGTAGTAAGGTAGAATTTGTTCCAGAGAATTCCGAAATTCTTTCTGTATTGTTTGAGcaagtttgcttttttttttttctatcaaataAAGATGAGTGACTAAAACTGTGGCCTATGGAATTGGACTGTCTTTGTTTGCTCCCAAGGGGCCACTTATTATatgtgtgattttgtacattgccTAAGGTCTGTACTCCTATTCCTTCACCAATAAAATGGGAATAGTAATAATAGTATCTACTTGTGGGGGGTGTTTTGAGAATAAAAAGAATATGTGCATCTTAGGCCCATGCCTAGCATATCACAAGACCTCAAATTTTGTTATTATAATTGTTTGGTTATTGCTAATGTACAACCCCATGATAATTGTTGTGTGAGATTTTGAGAAACTTCAGTAAACTTTACAAAcaaggggctgagggtgtggctcaagcggtagcgcactcgcctggcatgcgtgtggcccgggttcgattcttagcaccacatacaaacaaagatgttgtgtctgccaataactaaaaaataaatattaaaaaaattctctctctctctctctctcacactctctcttaaaaaaaaaaaaaaaaaaaaacaaaactttacaAACAAGAAGGattgaggaattttttttttttttttaggtggtaCTGGGGTTGAATCCAGGACTGCTCTACCTTTAAGCTACAtcttcagttctttttttttttcttttcttttttttttttttttaattttgagacaggttctcactaaatttcccaggctgacctcaaatttgcgaTCCTTATGCCTCTGTCACCCAAGTCACCAGGATTACAGGTAAAAGCCACCAGCTGGCAGGATTAAGGTTTTAAAATTGTCTTATTCCAAACCTACCAGTTTTTTGGTCAGAGGAATAAAAAGGGTACATTTCATGGGTGTAATATCTCTTCCAGCTTCTCAGCCACTGTGGTGGAAAAATGAGTCACTTTTGTTGCCTTCCAGATTTATGTATGGCTGGGGACTTTCAGGATAAAAAGAATGCCTTGCTATTTGGGGACGTTGTGTAGGAGGTGGACACTCtgatttaatttgaattttttggCCTCAGTACTATCCTCAAAGGCTCTGAGTACTTAGGCAGCAGCCTCTTTTCTCTCCTTAGGACTAAAGTCAAAATATTTTATGACTAAAAAGCTTTAGTTCATCTAGTCAGTAGGGTTCAAAGTTTGTAGCCCATCAGCAAACTTAACATCTTTCTGAGGGAACTTCATGCTACAGTCCTGCCTCTGATCCCTGGAACACAAATCTCTGGAATTATGGCCCAGGGACTGGCATTTAATAACGACTCCTCAAGCTATTGAATTTGTTAGGGTAAGGGCAAGCTCATGAAACAAAATCTTAGAGTatagtgcatttaaaaatataaatgtttatttttcctcTCACATAACAGCCCAAACATGAGCAGTACAGATTTACAAAATAACTCTGCTTAGTGTAGTTACTCAGGGATGAGGCTTCCATTTGGCTTTCTAGTCTGTTCCTAGGACTTTATCAGCAGTGGCACAATTGAAGATGGGGACACACATCCATTAGGGATCTAGCTATTGAGAGAACAATCACAGGGGAGGCTAGTCTGGTGTGGTAAGACCTGAACTTGGAAGACATCACTTTTGCTCAGAAAGCCTGGGAAAGGAAGTGTGGCTGGAAGCCTGCAGCCTCACTGCACCTCTGTGTCTTGAGAAGAAGGAGGGTCGATTTGGATAGAAATGTGAGAACTCTGCTGCGGTGATCCTGACTCATACCAAAGTCTAAGAACCCAGATCTAGTCCAACATCCACATGGTGTAGATAAGGAAATTGAATCCCAGTGAGGATATATCATTTAGGGGTGAGCCCCCTTCCCCAATCTACATGAGGATTTATCTGTGGTGGTAAAGGACTTTCCTTCCTTCAATATCATCTCAGGTGCTTGAGGCCAAGTGCTTGATTTCATTTCAGAATTGTCACTTAAAAGAAATTTAGTACACTTTATGCTGGGAAAATAGAGGGAAGGATTAGAGACAAGAAGGGAATTTTCATATGCCGTATAATCTGTCAGCCCAGCTCAGCCTCATTTCTCTATCCAAATCTTCCTTCCAGACCATTTTTACAATTGAATCTCTCTCCtttattgcctcatttcattcccTGTAACTTTTCCTTTCATCTATAGGGTATAATGTGTCTATGtctcagttatttttttaaaaagtgaaaggaATACTTGGACAATTACTGGTTGGATGCTCCTTGTGCAATTGAGAAAAAAATCACTAAGGAGGCCAGCCCAGTGTGGACTAAGATGAGTGAGTAAAGGGAAAGGAAGGGTGAAAAGACAGAGGCACAAGTTTTGCAATGAGGACAGCAGCCTCAAAACCCAGAGACAGGTTGGGCAAGATGAGACAGAGCATTACAAGCTTTAAAGTCCGCCTGAGGGACTTAAGTATGAAACTTTAAGACCAAAGAAGCTGTCTCTTGTTTGGAAATGGGACATTATGAAAATGTAACATTGAAAAATCTAAAATCGTAGGCCAGTTGCCTCAAGGGGGAATCTAGGTTGCACGTTATGACATGGGCTTTGAAGGTCGAAAGTGCTAGCTCTCTACAGCACCTTCAAGTTCTGTACCTTTCAGACATCCTAATAGTATGATGATGAGCTAAAACCTGGGAGATCAGGATACCCAAGAAATGGAAGGCAGAACTCCTGATTCCTTCAGAGAAGTGAAAGGTGGGTCTTAACTAAGCCTCTCTGAAGGATGCTCCTGGCCTAGAGAGAAGTATTTGTTCTGGATTCCTACTCCTCTTTCTGGTGAGGGAAGAAATATGTACTCAATTTTGAACTAACTAGGTTTTTTActtacacattaaaaaaaaaaacaaaaaaactgttcCAGAGTTTAAATAGTTATTGTCTCTGGGGCTGACATGTTCCTTACCCAGAGCCAGAAGACATGCTGTTGAAAAGAAGTTACTGAAATGGGAACTAAATTTGAATCAAGCCTGCTTGGACCACTGTACTGTGGATACAACCTACCCTTCCATTTGGTGAATGAGTGGTAGTATCAGACTCGCTACATGGAACTATCCCTGCAATGGACTCAGTTAAGTACAtctcccttcctgtatcccaggTTTTTTTTTACAGAGGAGAGGCCTTTGGGAGTCAGGCATTGCTCTTAAGATGCTGTCCTCCAGCTGCTGAGTACAAATTTAGTGCTTATTACATACCTGTTTGGCCAAACCCACAGTGAATATTGATTTAAGCAGCCACCACACTGACAAGAAAAGCTCAGCAAAAGGACAAAAAATGTGATTGTCCTGCTTATTGGTTGATGGTCCGAGTTTTGCAATTCGAATAAAATGAGAATTCTGCACCAAATGTGAAAAACATTGGGAAAATTGACATAAAGAGTTATGTACAACAAGAAAAATGTTACAGTGACATAGCATTCATTTACgtgcatttattttaaattagaaCATTAAAAAAGAGTGGTCTCAGGATAGAGAGAGAATGTATGAGTTAAAAACAGGAGCATCCATGCACACACCAAAGAACAAGATACCTGCCATGCTTCAAGCAGAGCGGTGAACCATGAAGACTCACTACAGTATTATAAAACATCAAATCAAGAACCCATCTGTCTGGAACTCAGCGGAGACATTCTATTCCCATCTTTCTGTATTCCTCATGGCTTTCCACTCCTTTCCCATGGCCCACGAATAGCAAGACTTTGcttgagaaaaaaacaaaaatgcaatAAAAGCTTTATTACTTCTCTTTACTGCAACCTATTAGATAAGGAAAAGGGCCAAGGTATAGAGACTGAGTAGTATTGGAGCTGTTGACACTGTGAGCAGCAGCTAAAGGCAAAGGGTCTTTCCCCTCTGCCATCCCCTGGAGGATAGGCAATCCAGGGTTATGAGGTGGGTGCTCACCTGTCTGCACACATCAATGCACACACTTCTTTGAAGGGCAGTGGCAATAATATTTCCCATACTAGTTCACTAATTTTTCTGAACAGTCTCATTGGCAATACAATTAACTTCTAATTACCCATATTGTTTCAGAGCTCTCTCCTTAAATTAGTAATTGGGGAAGACTGGTTTTTGGCTTTATAGCTGAGCTAGAACAGAATTCTGTTTGGTTCAAAGAaagaacatgtgtgtgtgtggaggggtggGGTAGGGAGTATATGTGTATGTGAGAGACAGAATTTTAACTCCAGGATCAGttataaattaaatttcattATCCAGTTTTGGATTTTTCACTGATCCAGTTAGTATCAATAATTGAGTTTCCTATAGTGTTAAGGGGTAGATGTGAATAACAGAAGGAAAGAAACAATAATGAGCACGAATATGTCCTTTACATGGACCCTAGTTCCAAAGCCTTGTCAGATTTACAATTTAGAGCCACTAACTAACCAGCTCATCAGAGAATGACCTGTCAGCACTATCAACATCTTCTTCAATGAAGTAATACTGTGGTATTGGCACCGGTGGTGTTGTTTGCGTGTAGTGAGCTGGCACATAGTGTTCTCCAGTTCTGTGCTCTCACAGCAGCTTATGCCAGGACCCTGTCCACATGTGCAGCTGGGGGACTTGTGGACCCCGTGGATCACTTCCATGGAGCCATGAATGAAAATATTACTTATTTTGCATGACCCATTGGCTTCTAAAACTTTTCTCCAGTTGGTCATATtattgtaactctctttgtcaTTACCTGGCCTGTTTCCCCTGGGAACACTGTAACATAACTTTCTGAATGTCAGTGGTGAGGAAGGAAAAACATCTTTGGACATGCTGAAGCGGGTATTTTTATCTAACAGGGTCAAGTTCATTAATACCTCAATGGTCTGTTTCTCTTGGCCACTTTTTACCGTGTCATATTGCACCTCTTCCTCTGAAAATTCTTCTTTAATGATCTCCGTTATGCTTTCTGAAGTTCCTGCAAGAACCAACCCCACACCAAGCAGCAGCAGATCTAATATAATCTCTTCTGCAGTAATGatagaaagataaaagataaaaacAAGGAGAATATTAAGGAGATTTTTTTTATCCTTATATTAAATATACCCCATAATGACCTCTATATGTAAGACTCCTACATATATTAATGGAAGCATGATATAATGAAAAGACAATCAGTTATGTGGTCTTAAAACCCAGGTTTAAATCCCTAATTATCCACTTAAAAACAATTCACTCTACCTCATATAACTTCACTTTACttattgaaagaaagaaagagaatcatTATGGTGATAGGCTTAAAGTATTGGAACAAACGAttcatttctcttccttttcccttTTTACACCATTATGGTAGGTCTACTGTCTCCATGGTGGGGCACCAATCATCTCATCCAACACATTCCTCACTATCTCCTGTAGCCCCGCTACATGGCACATGAcagttacttgaaaaaaaaaaaaaaaaaatcaacactaaACACACACGCAGAAAATCGCACACAGTGCCATCTCCCCATCTATCCTTTCTTTCCCCCATTTTCATCCATGAAATATCCACCTGTACCTGATCCTTTGGCAAGTTGATCCTGCACAGAAAGATTCCAGGTTGCTGCAGGACAAGTGAAACTGTTTCTTGTGAGTTTCTGTTGTTGTGTCTAACTAAGGGAAGGAGGAGCAAGAAAGGGGTAGAGAGGATTTTCTGAGATTGATGGAGGAGCTAATGTGGAACCAAGGAGGCTCAGAGAGAACTGAAAAAAATGTCCATTGGATCATCAGAATTTCAGTGACCCAGGAAGTCCCTCTGCTTCCTTTTCTGTGAAATCTCCCATATTGATACTTCAAGCtagagtgatttttttcttttcttttttgaaaccCTGCAGCATGGATTATGTTGCATTTCATTTTATGTTTTTCATTATTCTAGTTAGTTGGCACATTTCAGTCCCTCCACCCCCTTACTGAGGCTGACAACTCCTTGAGCCTGGAACACAAATTCTCATTCATCATCCTCATTCTGCACAGCTTAGTGTACTGAACAGTACACACACTAATTTCTTAACAATATTTGCTAACAATATAGCCTGGCTTGACCCATGCAGAAAATCACTTATTTGAGGTCAATGCCAGGAAATTCGTGAGAATCCCAGAAAATATGGTTATTCGTGGTGATAATATCCTTACTCTAGAATGACCCTATTTCCCTTTCCTTTCTAAAAATCTCCTTCTCTTATACATGATTACCATTATGTCCTTCAAAATCACTGCTCCTTGCTCCTCCGATTCCTTTGATACACCACTTTTCTAAAAACATCACTTGCAATGACACTATCTCAGAATCCTTTAAATATTTCTCATTCCTGCAGGAGGAAGTCAAATCCCATGAGCCCACTAGCCAAGTCTCTACTTGACCTGATCCCAAGCTGCCCTTCAAGGTTTATCTCCCATCATTTTGTGACACAAACCTGCTCCAGTTAGTTAGTGTAACCCTCTCTTCCTTGAATACACACCATacctttttgttctttcttttcttcctcttagAATCCTTCAAAACCTAATTCAGCTCCCATCCTTTTTTTGACAAATTTTCTTaccatttaagtctgtcaaattcATGTCCCAGTTCTCTGTACTTATCATTCATTTCTTATACCATCAACTTGACAGTAGTACACATgaactttttaaagtattttattttatttttaaaatgtcctaTGTGTAAAATTAGAGCAAACATTTAGCATCAAGAATGTATAGGCCTTAATTATTGGGTTGATTATTATTGACAGattcgcacacctataatcccagtggctcaagaggctgagacaggagggttgcgagtccacagccagcctcagcaaaagcaaggcattaagcaacatagtgagaccttatctctaataaaatacaaaaaatagggctggggatttggctcagtggtcaaatgcccttgagttcaatccctggaacaaataataataataataataataaataaaaaaaaataagtggatGTGTTCATGTGAGTACCTTGAAAGGGTACCTTAAGAACAGTACATGTTGGTACATGTTGGAGAAAGTAAGGAAGAAGAAGTTAAGGAAAAAAAAGCGCGAATCATTTTTTCTAAACTTCTACATCCTTTGTCATTGACATTAATAGAGAGATGATAAAAGGAAAGCAGGAAGACAAtgaggagaaaaataaacaggaagaagagcaggcacagatgcctagattttctgaaatatgtatttcaaatgGGCAGAATGCACAGCTGCCTGGGATTGATTTCAAATTAGTAGGtgttcattaaaatatatatataaaccccTAAATTACAAATGACCAAAATGTCATAATTCATTTGAACTGAATTTTGATCCCTATTAAATGAAAGTATTCTGAGGATAGATTCCACAGGACAGTCTCAGTTCCTTGTGCTGCAGTGGGAATGTATTTATCTGAAAGATTTGTTTttaattagaagagagaaggttagggaaaatagggaagaaaaaccactgagaaagaaagaagaggagagGAAACCAAGGGATATTGATAGGAAAAGGAATCAGAATTAGCAGCAGGGCCCTAAAAGGAATGTTAATCTATTCCAAAGTTTCGCACAGGAAATGAAGCTAGCAAGACTCAAGTCCAGTGCTAGGGACCACCTGTTCCTTCTTAATTTCTGTTCAGATGCTGAGGGTTGTTCACTTGGTGGGACCCAAAGTTCCTTGAAGATAACAATGAAACAGAATTCCCACAGAAAAATGGATAATGAAACTCAATTGGAAAACTACCCCCCAGATGGGTAGTTTTCATTATCCATGGTAAGATTTGCCTACTTACAAGACTATAAAGCATCCTTTATTGATGATCTCACTTTTTTTCCTCCATAAATTGACTCATGCAGAAAATCACTTATTTGAGGTCAATGACAGGTTAATGTTTTTTAGAAAAGTGGTGTATCGAAGGAATTGGAGGACCAAGGAACAGTGACTATGAAGGACACAAAGGAATCATGTATAAGagaaggagatttgtagaggtgggagaaaggaaaag
This region of Callospermophilus lateralis isolate mCalLat2 chromosome 3, mCalLat2.hap1, whole genome shotgun sequence genomic DNA includes:
- the Rnase11 gene encoding putative inactive ribonuclease 11 produces the protein MNLTDLNEEIILDLLLLGVGLVLAGTSESITEIIKEEFSEEEVQYDTVKSGQEKQTIEVLMNLTLLDKNTRFSMSKDVFPSSPLTFRKLCYSVPRGNRPGNDKESYNNMTNWRKVLEANGSCKISNIFIHGSMEVIHGVHKSPSCTCGQGPGISCCESTELENTMCQLTTRKQHHRCQYHSITSLKKMLIVLTGHSLMSWLVSGSKL